The following coding sequences lie in one Miscanthus floridulus cultivar M001 chromosome 9, ASM1932011v1, whole genome shotgun sequence genomic window:
- the LOC136482848 gene encoding uncharacterized protein translates to MLSLEEWRSIQLYVLRNLEEVGPYIAKFVLLYHRPSRREPTEAEVETLLRHGAGERNPTFICWFKEEAKTDMSMSAELRQVANGFEFRVKSFSVYDVNGYRFHTTRHEQSRPNRRTTNTGVFTPGTDGLDYYGIIEEIYKLKFPGCVPLHPVIFKCHWFDPKEVIKTPELGLVEVLKSSVLLGDDVYIVAQQATQVYYLSYPCQTKDRLKAYDVVYKVSPHGKVPVPNDDDYNIDANTYDGEFFQEEGLEGSFEIVLDVDLAMEVDNDTIIVDGDDGEEVHNAKDLLLLEQHHSGSVASDETLRDDHNYVDNSDDEIFGPPIDDLDDYF, encoded by the exons atgttgagcctagaagagtggcgctctatccagctgtatgtgttgcggaaccttgaagaggttggcccgtacattgc CAAATTTGTTCTCCTCTACCATCGTCCATCACGGAGGGAACCCACCGAAGCGGAAGTTGAAACCCTTCTAAGACATGGCGCGGgagaacgaaatcccacttttatttgttggttcaaggaggag gccaaaactgacatgtctatgagtgccgagttgaggcaagttgccaatggatttgaatttagggtcaagtcattctctgtgtacgatgtcaatggatatcgctttcacacaactcggcatgagcagagtcggccgaatcgaagaaccacaaataccggtgttttcacgccaggcacagatgggttggactactatggaataattgaagaaatatacaaactcaagtttcctggttgtgtacctcttcatcctgtcatattcaaatgccattggtttgatcccaaagaagtgataaagacccctgagcttgggttagtcgaagttctaaagtcatccgtcttgttaggagacgacgtgtacattgtggcccaacaggccacgcaagtttattatctctcatacccgtgccaaaccaaagaccgtcttaaggcgtatgatgttgtgtacaaggtatcgccgcatggtaaagtacccgtcccaaacgatgatgattataacatcgatgcaaacacatatgacggagagttctttcaagaagaaggattagaagggagttttgagattgtcttagatgtagatctcgcaatggaagtagacaatgatacgatcattgttgacggggatgatggagaggaggttcacaacgcgaaggacttgttattacttgagcaacaccattcaggcagtgtcgctagtgatgagactttgagagacgatcataattacgtcgacaatagcgatgatgagatttttggcccacctatcgatgatcttgatgattatttctag